A genomic window from Meleagris gallopavo isolate NT-WF06-2002-E0010 breed Aviagen turkey brand Nicholas breeding stock chromosome 23, Turkey_5.1, whole genome shotgun sequence includes:
- the LOC100551279 gene encoding transcription factor HES-5-like: MLSTAAHVDGLHPGLTAPGMAPSNTLMIHMDEKLLPKEKNKLRKPVVEKMRRDRINSSIEQLKVLLEKEFQRHQPNSKLEKADVLEVAVSYLKQQSQLQEPAFIHKNPEQDFNSGYLRCLKEAMHFLSYYEPRKETQAQLLKHFCKAQMGADITRSPATRSTPRSPCVFARKQPAQKTAQKTAAAAHTIWRPW, from the exons atgctcagcacagcagcccaTGTGGACGGGCTGCACCCAGGGCTGACAGCACCTGGAATGGCTCCCAGTAACACTCTCATGATCCACATGGATGAGAAACTGCTGccaaaagagaagaataaa CTCAGGAAGCCGGTGGTGGAGAAAATGCGCCGTGACCGGATTAACAGCAGCATTGAGCAGCTGAAGGTGCTCCTGGAGAAGGAGTTCCAGAGACACCAACCCAACTCCAAGCTGGAGAAAGCCGACGTCCTGGAGGTGGCTGTCAGCTACctgaagcagcagagccagctgcaggAGCCAG caTTCATTCACAAGAACCCAGAGCAGGACTTCAACAGCGGATACCTGCGGTGCCTAAAGGAAGCAATGCATTTTCTATCCTACTACGAACCCAGGAAGGAAACCCAGGCCCAGCTGCTCAAGCACTTCTGCAAAGCTCAGATGGGTGCAGACATCACGCGCTCTCCTGCCACACGCAGTACACCTCGCTCACCCTGTGTGTTTGCCAGAAAGCAGCCTGCCCAGAAAACTGCCCAgaaaactgcagcagcagctcataCCATCTGGAGACCCTGGTAG
- the LOC109370878 gene encoding transcription factor HES-5-like: MSTFPTSGRSWIIMMANAFPRSYPSALMPGPIVSHTPQSTCSFGSRVLSPGNSQSIYHAVIDAVPIVLGHTWIGYLDCGKLKVALDPYICMQLLRINRGTLHCFPHRPSSQLRADSSSRIMAPSALSLEILTPKEKNRLRKPIVEKLRRDRINSSIEQLKVLLEKEFQRHQPNSKLEKADILEMTVSYLKYSRAFAASAKSLQQDYCEGYAWCLKEALQFLSLHSANTETQMKLIYHFQRSQAMPKDSGSPAPTSTHQPSAKQAPAKPSCNLWRPW, translated from the exons ATGTCGACGTTCCCAACATCAGGCAGAAGTTGGATTATAATGATGGCAAACGCTTTCCCACGTTCTTACCCCAGCGCCCTCATGCCAGGCCCTATTGTGTCACACACTCCTCAGTCCACCTGCTCCTTTGGGAGCAGGGTATTATCCCCAGGCAATTCACAGTCAATTTACCATGCTGTAATAGATGCTGTCCCTATTGTCCTGGGGCACACATGGATTGGCTATCTCGACTGTGGGAAACTCAAAGTAGCTTTGGACCCATACATTTGTATGCAGCTCCTGCGTATAAATAGAGGAACTCTCCACTGCTTTCCCCACCGGCCAAGCAGCCAGCTTCGTGCTGACAGCAGCTCTCGGATAATGGCACCCAGTGCTCTCTCCCTGGAAATCCTGACACCCAAAGAGAAGAACAGA CTCAGAAAACCCATTGTAGAGAAACTGCGTCGCGATAGGATTAACAGCAGCATTGAGCAGCTGAaggtgctgctggagaaggagTTCCAGAGACACCAACCCAACTCCAAGCTGGAGAAAGCCGACATCCTGGAGATGACTGTCAGCTACCTGAAATACAGCCGAG CTTTTGCAGCCTCTGCCAAAAGCCTACAGCAGGATTACTGCGAAGGGTATGCCTGGTGCCTCAAAGAAGCTCTGCAATTCCTGTCTCTCCATTCAGCAAACACAGAAACCCAGATGAAGCTGATCTACCATTTCCAGAGGTCACAAGCAATGCCCAAGGACTCTGGTTCTCCTGCACCCACTTCCACTCACCAGCCCTCTGCAAAACAAGCACCAGCAAAGCCCTCCTGCAACCTCTGGAGGCCTTGGTAG